One window of the Chryseotalea sp. WA131a genome contains the following:
- a CDS encoding VOC family protein, with amino-acid sequence MLTAIHPKLPMRDKAVTKKYYIDKLGFQCDDNYPDYLIIKKDGIEIHFFEFKGLDPKENYGQVYIRTNDIDALYQSLLANKVTIHPNAPLQNKPWGQREFSLLDPDNNLLTFGKDI; translated from the coding sequence ATGCTTACCGCTATCCATCCAAAACTGCCCATGCGCGACAAGGCAGTTACGAAAAAGTACTACATCGATAAGCTAGGCTTTCAATGTGATGATAACTATCCCGATTACCTGATCATTAAAAAAGACGGGATTGAAATTCATTTCTTTGAGTTCAAGGGCTTAGACCCAAAAGAAAATTATGGCCAAGTGTACATTCGCACTAATGACATTGACGCGTTATATCAATCTTTGCTTGCCAATAAAGTGACTATCCACCCTAATGCTCCACTTCAAAACAAACCCTGGGGTCAGCGCGAGTTTTCTTTGCTTGACCCGGATAACAACCTATTAACTTTTGGGAAGGACATCTGA
- a CDS encoding IS1380 family transposase, with protein MEHHYTDRLVTPWGGMKEMKMLIDKTGISKKLSTLGLPEGKSNNSIDAISIIESFWVSTWIGCFRFSHTAVVRVDEVLREIFGWKRVASGTTFGRFFKKFTPSMHHHLFIELYSWFFEQLQFDNYTLDVDSSVITRYGEQEGSKKGYNPKKPGRGSHHPLFAFVNDIRMVANCWNRSGNTGSNSNCIHFLEETFTILKNKTIGLFRADSGFCSSTILDFIEGKDIPYVMACKLYANLQVSIYNITQWNAVGEGLWISEISYQQGGWSGARRIVVIKQSEEIRAKATGKKLKTLFSSMGIADEKVYRKRYHAFVTNQKLPALEIWEQYKRRGDAENRIKELKEDFGAEGFCMDSFCATETAMRFVMVAYNLMSLFRQITHQKQPQPKLSTLRFNCFAVGSWLEEEAQKWVLQMSVPLKRRQWYDGLFSNIKNINLPLSLTG; from the coding sequence ATGGAACACCACTACACCGATAGATTAGTAACTCCTTGGGGCGGTATGAAGGAGATGAAAATGCTGATCGATAAGACAGGTATCAGCAAGAAGCTATCAACCCTTGGATTGCCAGAAGGAAAGAGCAACAACAGCATCGATGCTATAAGTATAATTGAGAGTTTTTGGGTAAGTACATGGATCGGATGTTTTCGGTTCAGCCATACAGCAGTGGTTAGGGTAGATGAAGTTTTGCGCGAAATATTCGGATGGAAGCGTGTTGCTTCAGGAACAACATTTGGGCGTTTCTTTAAAAAGTTCACACCCTCCATGCACCACCATCTTTTCATTGAATTGTATAGCTGGTTTTTTGAGCAGCTGCAGTTTGATAATTACACGTTGGATGTTGACAGCAGCGTTATCACGCGCTATGGAGAACAGGAAGGGAGCAAAAAAGGGTACAACCCCAAGAAGCCTGGAAGGGGCAGCCACCATCCCTTATTTGCTTTTGTCAATGATATCCGCATGGTGGCCAACTGCTGGAACCGCAGTGGCAATACAGGGAGCAACAGTAACTGCATTCACTTTTTAGAGGAGACCTTTACGATCCTCAAAAATAAAACAATAGGATTGTTCAGGGCCGATAGTGGCTTTTGCAGTAGTACGATCTTAGATTTCATTGAAGGAAAAGATATACCCTACGTTATGGCCTGTAAACTCTATGCGAATCTACAAGTCAGCATTTATAATATTACCCAATGGAATGCTGTAGGGGAAGGGCTGTGGATATCTGAAATAAGCTACCAACAAGGAGGCTGGAGCGGTGCAAGAAGAATAGTAGTAATAAAGCAAAGTGAAGAAATCAGGGCCAAGGCTACAGGGAAAAAACTAAAGACATTATTTAGTAGCATGGGCATAGCAGACGAAAAAGTATACCGTAAAAGATATCACGCCTTTGTAACGAACCAAAAATTGCCAGCATTGGAAATATGGGAACAATATAAACGCAGGGGAGATGCTGAGAACAGGATAAAAGAACTCAAAGAAGATTTTGGTGCAGAAGGTTTTTGCATGGACAGCTTTTGTGCTACCGAAACAGCTATGCGTTTTGTAATGGTAGCCTATAATTTGATGAGCCTGTTCCGGCAAATAACCCACCAGAAACAGCCCCAGCCCAAGCTTTCAACATTAAGGTTCAACTGCTTTGCAGTTGGAAGTTGGTTGGAGGAAGAGGCTCAAAAATGGGTATTGCAAATGTCCGTGCCACTCAAAAGAAGACAATGGTATGATGGCCTTTTCTCAAATATTAAAAATATAAACCTGCCACTAAGTCTTACCGGTTAG
- a CDS encoding 2OG-Fe(II) oxygenase, whose translation MSHAEESYLNKLADGLADQGYAEVDNFLSQQEVQAILATDDFKNGLLQFKKAGIGKSQEKQINESIRGDYIQWIDGGTTQKAVEVYLNRLRQLMEFVNRTLYLSLKDLEVHRTIYPIGSFYKRHLDQFKKDDKRKLSVICYLNTDWKESEGGQLRIYLPNGSTDIFPLAGRLVCFRSDLLEHEVLPATRERLSLTGWLLDRVIL comes from the coding sequence ATGAGCCACGCGGAAGAATCTTATTTAAATAAACTAGCCGATGGACTGGCCGACCAGGGCTATGCCGAAGTGGATAACTTTTTGAGTCAGCAAGAAGTGCAAGCCATTCTCGCAACAGACGATTTTAAAAATGGATTGTTACAATTCAAAAAAGCGGGAATTGGCAAAAGCCAAGAGAAGCAAATTAACGAGAGCATACGTGGCGATTACATTCAATGGATTGATGGTGGCACTACCCAAAAGGCCGTGGAGGTGTATTTGAATAGATTGAGGCAGTTGATGGAGTTTGTCAATCGCACGTTGTATTTGAGTTTGAAAGATTTGGAGGTGCACCGAACCATTTACCCCATCGGTAGTTTTTACAAACGCCACCTCGACCAATTTAAAAAAGATGACAAGCGAAAACTGTCGGTGATTTGTTACCTGAATACAGATTGGAAGGAAAGTGAGGGAGGCCAACTCAGAATTTATTTACCCAACGGCAGCACAGATATTTTTCCCTTGGCAGGAAGATTGGTTTGCTTCCGCAGCGATTTGTTGGAGCATGAGGTGCTGCCCGCTACAAGAGAGCGATTGAGTTTGACAGGGTGGTTGTTGGATCGAGTAATTTTATAA
- a CDS encoding thioredoxin family protein: MRFLPLLFIILSKSFVFGQVETPAKWQTSTSTSSANIGEELDLIFTAAIDNSWYLYSSEFDCEDGPIKTTFTFTPDASYQLLGKLRAIKPVDKHDKSFECDVKIFKGTAEFRQRIKVLSTKLKIAGEYEYQVCTDLTGKCIPGDGEFLFDKIRVMGKEIGDRSQETGAVSSSELPVSNSSSIVIDSAKLATGNRELAAIKGPILDPSLLKDETQNQSLWGFFLLAFFAGLAALLTPCVFPMIPMTVSFFTGRGTKFQAFIYGLSIILIYTLIGAVVAPLMGPETANHLSTEWIPNLIFFLVFIVFGLSFLGLFEITLPGSVINKVDQQAEKGGLTGVFFMAFTLVLVSFSCTGPLVGSILVSSAGGEFLKPIIGMFAFALAFAIPFTLFAFFPGWLKSLPKSGGWLNTVKVVLGFVEIALAFKFLSIADQAFHWRMLDREINIAIWIVIGLLIGIYLMKGFRMPGDTGKDAENKTVSVLRVSLATIVFTFVIYLTPGMWGAPLKALAGYLPPMSTHDFNLLSANEKQNPNQICEAPKYSEFLHLPHGINGYFDYKQAQMCARQQNKPLFIDFTGHGCTNCREMEARVWSDPQVLQRLKNDYVVVALYVDDKTVLPESEWYTSTYDKKVKKTIGKQNADLQIEKLNNNAQPLYVLVGTDETVLVSPKPYDLKVENFVKFLDEGKKKFKEAK, translated from the coding sequence ATGAGGTTTCTACCACTTTTGTTTATAATTCTTTCAAAATCGTTTGTTTTTGGGCAAGTGGAAACGCCTGCCAAATGGCAAACCAGTACTTCTACTTCTTCTGCCAATATTGGTGAAGAACTAGATTTGATTTTTACAGCTGCCATTGACAATAGTTGGTACTTGTATTCTTCTGAGTTTGATTGCGAAGATGGCCCCATCAAAACAACCTTCACCTTTACTCCCGATGCGAGCTATCAATTGTTAGGCAAGTTGCGGGCTATTAAACCTGTTGATAAGCACGATAAAAGTTTTGAGTGTGATGTAAAGATTTTTAAAGGTACTGCAGAATTTAGGCAGCGCATAAAAGTACTTTCCACTAAACTAAAGATTGCAGGCGAATACGAATACCAAGTTTGCACTGATTTGACAGGAAAGTGCATCCCTGGCGATGGAGAGTTTTTATTTGATAAGATTAGGGTAATGGGGAAGGAGATAGGAGATAGGAGTCAGGAGACAGGAGCGGTCTCCAGTTCCGAGTTACCCGTTTCCAATTCCTCATCGATTGTTATTGACTCAGCAAAACTAGCAACTGGCAACAGGGAACTGGCAGCCATAAAAGGCCCGATTTTAGACCCATCTTTGCTCAAAGACGAAACCCAAAACCAATCGTTGTGGGGCTTTTTTTTGTTGGCATTTTTTGCTGGCCTTGCGGCATTATTGACGCCATGTGTTTTTCCCATGATCCCGATGACGGTAAGTTTTTTCACCGGGCGAGGCACAAAATTTCAAGCTTTTATTTACGGGCTATCCATCATTTTGATTTACACTTTAATCGGTGCGGTAGTGGCGCCCCTCATGGGACCTGAAACAGCTAACCATCTTTCTACTGAATGGATACCGAATCTGATTTTCTTTTTGGTGTTCATTGTATTCGGGCTTTCTTTTTTAGGATTGTTTGAAATCACCTTACCGGGATCAGTCATTAACAAAGTAGACCAGCAAGCAGAGAAGGGTGGATTGACGGGCGTATTTTTTATGGCCTTCACACTAGTGTTGGTGTCGTTCTCTTGCACAGGGCCGTTGGTGGGAAGCATTTTGGTTTCCTCGGCAGGTGGGGAGTTTTTGAAACCAATTATTGGCATGTTTGCCTTCGCGCTGGCATTTGCCATTCCGTTTACACTCTTCGCCTTCTTTCCGGGTTGGTTAAAATCATTGCCGAAATCTGGTGGGTGGTTGAATACAGTGAAAGTAGTTTTGGGTTTTGTTGAGATTGCATTAGCCTTTAAGTTTTTGAGTATTGCCGACCAAGCTTTTCATTGGAGAATGTTAGATCGCGAAATCAACATTGCCATTTGGATTGTGATTGGTTTATTGATTGGGATCTATTTAATGAAAGGCTTTCGCATGCCGGGTGATACGGGCAAAGATGCCGAAAACAAAACCGTAAGCGTATTGCGCGTTTCGTTGGCAACGATTGTTTTTACTTTCGTTATTTATTTGACTCCGGGCATGTGGGGCGCACCTCTCAAGGCCTTGGCGGGATACTTGCCACCGATGTCCACCCACGATTTCAACTTACTATCGGCCAACGAAAAACAAAATCCCAATCAGATTTGCGAGGCTCCCAAATATTCTGAGTTTCTCCACTTGCCACATGGCATCAATGGCTACTTCGATTACAAGCAAGCCCAAATGTGTGCACGTCAGCAAAACAAACCGCTATTCATTGACTTTACTGGGCATGGTTGCACCAATTGCCGCGAGATGGAAGCGCGCGTGTGGAGTGATCCGCAAGTATTGCAACGATTAAAAAATGATTACGTGGTGGTGGCGTTGTATGTAGATGATAAAACGGTGCTGCCCGAAAGCGAATGGTACACTTCTACCTATGACAAAAAAGTAAAGAAAACCATTGGCAAACAAAATGCGGATCTTCAAATTGAAAAGCTGAACAATAATGCACAACCATTATATGTGTTGGTTGGCACAGATGAAACGGTGCTCGTATCTCCCAAGCCATATGATTTAAAGGTGGAGAATTTTGTGAAATTTTTGGATGAAGGGAAGAAAAAGTTTAAGGAGGCAAAGTAA
- a CDS encoding YHS domain protein: protein MKKLLIGFILTFPIMLFGQKPSVFSTKKGAIQGYDPVAYFTLGKEVKGTETDTLVFQNATWHFADQANLNLFKTSPEKYMPQFGGYCAFGMSRGYKAETQPNAWTIVEGKLYLKPRFCSRTILN, encoded by the coding sequence ATGAAGAAGCTATTAATCGGTTTTATTCTTACTTTTCCCATCATGTTGTTTGGGCAAAAACCATCTGTCTTCTCTACCAAAAAGGGTGCTATTCAAGGCTACGATCCAGTTGCCTATTTTACTTTAGGTAAAGAGGTAAAGGGTACCGAAACCGATACACTTGTTTTTCAAAATGCAACCTGGCATTTTGCCGACCAAGCGAACTTGAACCTTTTTAAAACCTCGCCAGAAAAATATATGCCTCAGTTTGGAGGGTATTGTGCCTTTGGCATGTCACGCGGCTATAAAGCAGAAACGCAACCTAATGCATGGACCATTGTAGAAGGAAAGCTTTACCTTAAACCCAGATTTTGCAGTAGAACTATTTTGAACTAA